In the genome of Ferrovibrio terrae, the window ACGCTGCGGAAGGCCTTGCAATCAGGTGATTCGCTTGCTCAAGTCGCGCCGTAACGGAAGGACAGTGTGATGACGTTTGATCCTGCGGCAGCGGGCTGGAAACTGCGGTCCGGCCAGGGGCCGTTCACCCGAGAGGTCGGCCCGATCTGGGTGAAACGCGAAAAAGACGGAGCGGACGGTTCGGCTTACGCCCTGCAGGCGGAAGAACGCCACACCAATTCGCTCGGCGCGGTGCATGGCGGCATGCTGATGACGCTGGCCGACCATGTGCTGGGCTGGATGGTCTGGGATGCCGTGGAGCGCGCCCCTGCCGTCACCGTATCGCTGAAC includes:
- a CDS encoding PaaI family thioesterase, which codes for MTFDPAAAGWKLRSGQGPFTREVGPIWVKREKDGADGSAYALQAEERHTNSLGAVHGGMLMTLADHVLGWMVWDAVERAPAVTVSLNNQFIASAKAGDFIEMRGRIVRKTRSLIFIQGDATVDGKIVLTAEGIWKVLGQN